The segment tatgtctatttgccatttgtgtgtcctcatTGGAgcaatgtctcttcaggtcctctacccatttttcaattgggttgtttgtttttttgttgttgagttgcatgagttccttgtatattttggatagaaGAGGTATTTTACTAACGTAGGTAtcccttttttgtttattttcctctgcACAGAGGAAGAGTTGCTGTCAGAGAACAACCTATGGAGTGATCATTGAAGGTGTATGTTAATTGCTTTAAAGTACAGACTATgtattagaaacagaaaatacaaaataggtcaaaattattgtattttaagtgtgtttttattAATTCCTCAAAATTACTTAGCTCACTGTTTTCCCAGAGAATTAAAAATGCCTTACTCCTATATATAAATTAACTGACTTTTCAAAGCAAATATGTTGGTGAGGAAAAGACagcatttgtcatttttctacGTTAGCAGTTgggtcctcaaaaatttaaacctTTTGATAATGTTTGAAACCTCTGCTTGAGCATATGTAAGAATTCAAACTGGAAAGAGAGCCTCCCAATTTTGGCAGCGATAGGAATATAGTTCATCATGTGAAATCTAACACTTTAGAAAATTTCcaatgtaattttgtttttctagagcATAATGGTTTTTCTACACAACTTTGTGCATCTTTTGAGTATTGTCGTGATACAGCAGATAAGGCAACCATAAAACGTGACCACGTGTTTTAGAAGACTAAGGGGAAGTAAATGTGAATGGCTTGcaccatttgttttatttgataagtatttttaaaagttattcataCATGGTTTTAAAAGTCCAATAGTTTAGAAGGATTTACTATGAAAAGAAGCAATCATTCTCTCCATCCCACCCTTTCTTCGTCCATTGCTGTCATCTacttttaacattgtttttaatacTTCTAGTAATATCTTCTAGTAATATCTTTCTGTCTCTTAAGAAATACTTTATGTTTTACtgcttttttaataaataactttaGACACCTATTGATTTACTGTaatgtaagtgaattaaatattcatttataccTCTTGCTCCCTAAAGTTGTCACAATTTTTGTTGCACTGTTAACCAGTTGATcttcatgactttttaaataatgtatttaaaccTCTAATTCTTATCCCATCAACCAAACAAATTTCTAGGTTCCTCAGTTGGTAAAAGGAACGGATGTTGTCACCCACATCCTTCCttggaaaaactaaaatttatggCTTAAGTTAAAACATGTAGTTGGATGAACAAAAATATTCACTAAGTTCACTATCTGAAAACTTATGCTGAACTACATGAGAAAAACATGGTATAGAtatgaagcaaatgaaaatgtaGCCTAATTCATTTACTGGACAGTTGCTGAATGCCTTTTTTAAATGGCTCAGGAATTGCGGTATTGAAaccatagaaaaggaaatataaatgactGTACCACTGGCTCTGCTGAATCCTAAGTACACATGCTGTTTACTAGTGTTCAATTTCTAGAAATAACCTCAATCCAGGACAGAAAATTTAATTATGGATCTAGAATAGAGAACATATTTATtccttccgcctccccccccaaTTGTTTTTACATAATTCACAATACCTAGTAAATTTTAAATCACAACCTGGGGCACACATGCATAGATGTaactaaaaacaaatatgaatatatatatatatatatatatatatatatatatactgttttcttCTCTAACTTTTGTTTTAAGTGGTAATTGTGACTCAGTATAATTGAATTCATGACCAGATGATTGAGCTTTAGCTCAGTGGGTGATAAGATGGAGGTGTAAGATTatagataaaaagtaaaagtggaAAATAAGTTGTAAATTTTTCCTCTGCTATgcaagagaatgggttcttgccatctgcggtggcatggagggtattgtgctgagtggaatgtatcagagaaaggcagatgcaatgtgatttcacttacatgtggaatcgagagaacaaaataaacaaatcagaaacaaacttgtagatacaaagaacattttgatggttgccattttgatggttgccagatggggtgAGCGAAaagggaaggtattaagaagtacatgTTGGTTGTTAAACAGCCattggggatgtagggtacagcataaggactGTAGTCAATATTgcaataactgtatggtgtcagatgggtactagatttatcagggtgatagatgaaCGGGGGGTGGGAGGTAGGGTGAACAAGACAGAGATTAAGAAGcccaaattagtagttacaaaatagtcatgggaatgtaaaatgaagcataagaaatatagtcaatgatatggtaatgactgtgtatagtgctaggtgggtactagactagtcagggggatctcttcttaaattatatatgtaaatgtctaaccaccatgctatgttatacacctgaaattaatatgaaatattactgaatgtcagctgtaaatgaaaaattttaaaggggggaggaaggtgaaggggaataagaggtttaaatttccaggtataaaacaaataagtgacgagaatgtaatgtacagcataggaatatattcaaaaatattgtgGTAGTGTGatacggtgtcaggtggttgctggaatTACCATGGTGATTGCTTCTAATtgtataaatgttaaattatataaatgttgaataactggtgTACACCtgactaatattgtatgttagctatattttaataaaaatcatttttaaaaaaacttttttttccttttcacaggaCATTGGCTCTCTGGATTATCAGGAGTTGGGAGTTGACATTGAGTCCAAGCTGAGGATGGAAGGTGTGGAACTTAAAGAAGAATGGCAAGATGAAGATTTTCCAATGTGAGCAGtactttgaaatgaaaacagatttagAACAAAACTTCAGTATTTCTTTATTGCAATGTCACCTATTAAATGAATATTGGGcttaattttctgcttttaagaaaaagcatattaaataaataagcaaggaTTTCCTAGATCATCTAGCTAGCTACCTTgacacattttcatttgtatttgaaGTTGTACTGGCACCAGGTGAGTTAATAGAAAAGAGCAAAGGCAGAccatgttgttgttttcctttccaattttattgagaaataattggcATGTATCActaagtttaaggcatacagcatgatggtttgcaGACCTTATATTTAAATGATGCTTCCATCCCATCATGATCAGAAAATCATCCAGTGCACAGTAAAGTCTCTTTGTAGTTGGAATATGAACAGCTGGTGGGAGTACTGAGTCACTGCAGTAATACATGATGGTAATAGTAATATAGAAATGTTGAACTCAAAAGAATTGTAGCCATCCTTACCATATTACCATTGTGAGTAACAATTTAGCTTTATCGTACATTGTatcatatattacattaaattcaTGCATTTGAATACTTGTTTTGtaggtttataattttttgttttatagagtTATATTTAAGGGCAGTGACATAAGAATTTATATCTACTTTTATGTgttacttatataaatatataagacactctgaaaactttctttaaaagtgGTTTGTAAAGTACTAAAGCTTAAGAAACACTGCTTTATTCAGTTTTCCGTATAATTGTTTCTATGAGCTATTTTTAATAGAGCTTtgaacttcaaaataaatttttctttttagtttcttaGTTAAAAAGTATGTCTGTGTCTTCTAGACCTTTACCAGAAGATGACAGCATTGAAGCAGATATATTAGCTGTAACTGGACCAGAGAGCCAGCCTGGTAAGAATGTGACGCTTTCAGTTTCAGGAAAATGATAGACTTTAATTGTGCTATTTTTTAACacacttctttgtcaaaaatatagTCAGTGTTTGTTCCATTATAGGGAGCCAAAGGATAATAAGTTCAGTGTTGAGGAAAGCATGTTTGGAATGCTTTGgaaatttttggaaatttatcTTTCCAAATACATATCCttgttttttgaaaatgtctACGCTAAAAGAGAGGAGATCATTTTTACTGTTAAGAGGTGACTATGAGGTCTGCCTCTATTGTTAGGATATATCATCTTGCCATGACATAGTGATCAAAATCCATAGTTGTAAATTAGTGCTTTGGAATTGTGtttaattaatgttattttttcctaagGATGAAGTGGACATTTAAGCATTCCTTCTAATATATCTTTCACTTTGTTTACCCATTCCAGACTCACTAGAAGTTAATGGaaataaagtaagaaagaaaCTAATGGCTCCAGACATTAGCCTGACCCTGGATCCTAGCGATGGCTCTGTGTTGTCAGATGATTTGGACGAAAGTGGGGAGATTGACTTAGATGGCTTAGACACACCATCAGAGAATAGTAACGAATTTGAGTGGGAAGGTaattgtttcattcttttatttgacattttattaatgaatgtcTTTATATACACATGTTTTTATAACATTCTTATATTAGGATAATTGGGAAAACTTAAAACTTGATCATGAAACCAACTAAAATCAATGATTAAAGGATTTTGTTGAAATATGATGTTATTCTTTGTAAAGTTGGTGCACTTTTTACTGTGACATGAAATTCTGCTAACACCGAATAGTCTCATGGATTTCAAACTGTTTATAGTAGATTACACaagtggctttatttttttattttttttcttaattgcccAATGCTGTAAAGTTATGTTTTTTCAAGGTTGCTCCCAAAATACTGCTTGATAATTATGGCATATTCTTATATTCAGTTGATCAGCTAAGAAAAAAGCTTTGAAGGGACATAATTTAGGGAATGTGCTAAAAGTAGTTAAGGGTTTGCAGAGAGGTTGTTCTGAAGGGAGGTTTTTGagggtgattttttaaaaggggtTTACCTGATGGGGCTGTACTTTGTAAAGAACCACCTTGAATTAAAGTATACTCTTAGTCCCCAAACCTTATATTCCTTATCATTTGTTACTTGGCATTCAAGGGAATTGTTATGTGTTTTGCTTTGCGTGCTTTCTATAATTAGATAATTGTTGTCCACAATATCTTTGTATAGTTGttaatttatgtgtatatatatattccatgttGAAAATGATTTTGACTTCAAAGCAGTGTTTAGCACTAAGTATCTTACCTGCAGCAAAAAGTAAGATCCTTGATATGCTTGCTGtatcttttgttcctttttcttacctGTTTTACTGGTTCAATAAGCAGTCCAGTAATaagcaatattttataaaaatactgaaatagttTTCTGCCTATgtgttttgtctcttctttctttaatgcTGCTGTAGTCATTTCCTGGAAGGATATTTTCCGTTAACAGCTTTATCTTGGAAACAAACAACTAACATGCAGTaggttccccctccccccatcttttGGTAAGGCCTGTGatactaaaattttgaaaatcattacaTCATTAACAATCAGCTAAAAtgcaattttgaaatataaattacacCTAATCATTGGTGCTTATGCTTTGGCTAATgtcaatttaaaatatacttttgcaTGTATACTTCAGAATATTATCGATAAATTTCTGCTTTATAAAACTGATCAACTGAGAAATAACCAATGGCTAGTTAACCACTTTCTATCTGGTATAATGTTTGGGGAATAATTTATGTGCTCAACAACAGAACACAGTTTGTTCCCAGATTATTAAGTAATTATAGTGTTGATAGCTGTCAAAGACAATGTTGTAATAGTCTGGAAAGGCATTGTAGGGCCAATGTACTAAGATTTTGATGGCTGTATGAATTGCCTTTCCTGAACTTGTGGATATACGTTGCATTGTAATTAGGTGCTTTCTGAATTCGGCAATACAAAAAAGTTAAAGAACCAGGATTTCTAAAAGCATAAAATCGCCTCGTATCAAGAGCAAGTCTCTTCCTCTATTATGgaagaaatacttaaaattctACAGAGGGTATCATGAAAAATTCTCTGAACATTCTAATTAGATAGTAAAGTGGTTAAcatgtaatttgatttttatggTATAAATAACAATTTGGGAttcaaaaaccttttattttgacAGATGATCTTCCAAAACCCAAAACTACTGAAGTTATTAGGAAAGGTTCAATTACTGAATACACAGcagcagaggaaaaagaagatggacGACGCTGGCGTATGTTCAGAATTGGAGAACAGGACCACAGGGTTGATATGAAGGCAATTGAACCCTATAAAAAAGTTATTAGCCATGGAGGTAAGAGTTACCAAAGGGTGTTCAGATTTCTGAATGCAATATCAGAAACCTAAATGCTTAAAGAAACTCGCCCTTGATATTACACAATTTcaaaacataataaacatttatcatttcattttaaaaatatatcaggtTTGAAGTAAAAGGAtaaaaccaacatttaaaaatcgtTAATACATGTGTGTAGTAAGTTCAAAAGGTATAAGTACAGTGAAAACTCTCTCTTTCCCACACCATCCCTAGAACCCTCCCAAAACTGGAACTTTACTCTCTTGcctttttatccatttataatttatatacagtgaCATACTCTAGTCATTTTTTTTGTagcatttgtaaatttttttctagctttattaagatataattgacatatacgaTTGCATTATAAGTTTAAAATTACAGCATATTGATATGATACACTTACatattgcaaagtgatcaccaccaGAGCCTTAGCTAACACTTGCGTCaggtcacataattatcatttttttatggtAAGAACATTTATAAATCTACTCTCTTGACAAgtacataatacagtattattaactatagtcaccatgctatacattagatccccagaacttactcatcttttAACTGGACATTTGTACTCACTGACCAATatctccccttccctccacccctagTAACCActattgtttctatttctctttttagattccatatatgatatcatacagtatttgtcttttgtctgacctatttcacttacaAATGCTCTAATCTTAAGTGTACAATCGAGTGAGTTTTATCATATAGCCATATATACCCATATGTCCTACACCCCTAGACATAGAGAACATTGTCATTGTCCCAGAAAATTATCTAATACTCCCTCCCAAGGAGTACCTCCTCTCTAGTAACCACTATGCCAGTCTGCCCCgtgattagttttgcctgttctagaatttcatgtgCTTGGAATCATAATGCACTCTTTGGCCTACTTCTTTTGcgcagcataatgtttttgagattcatccatattgttgcatgcacctgtacttcattcctttgtattgctGAGTGCTGTTCTATTGCATTGGTAAACCACAGTTTGCTTgtccattcttcttttttttttttttttacaaagattgGCCTAAGTGaggttttctttgtattaattATGCTTGTAGATCATAATACTCTTGAAACAGTggtttaacatctttttttttttaatttattttttaaatttattggggtgacaattgttagtaaaattacagatttcaggtgtacaattctgtaacacatcatctataaatcccattgtgtgttaaccacccagagtcaattctccttccatcaccatatatttgatcccccttaccctcatctcccaccccccacccccttaccctctggtaaccactaaactattgtctgtgtgtccATTCTTCTTTTGATGGACATGTTAGTTTCCAGTTTGAGCAATTATGATTAAGACTGCCATGAGTATTCTTGTAGTCCTTTGTGGATATAAGTAAAACCTGGCTTTTTAAACTATGACtcttaatttactttaaaatactgaaCAAATCATTCATCTTTACCACAAAGTAGAAAACTAGTTCATTCCACAtttttatggagcacctactttGCATATTTGTGAGATATACAAAAACATAAGGCTCTGTCTCTTCCCTTAAGACTGTTACAAGTCAAATAGGTAAAGCTATGAAGTATAGTTATATCTTCTATCAGTCTGGCTGTGCTGTATATAGACGTTTACCTAGGCACTATGTAAATAGAGCCAGAATGTTAGTGGTAGTCAAAATACAACTCACTCTGTAGAGCATGTCACGTTACCTGAAATCCTAATGCAGGACAGGGCCACATAGGTCAAGCAGATTGGTGTTTTCACGTAGagtcatttccatttcatttactctttacCAAATGTGTTCCCCATCTTGTTTCCATAGACTTCATTCATCTGAAAGCAAATCACTCGAATATTTGCAGTTATATTATTCTGCCTAATTTAATCAGATGGGGGGGAAAAACCAGGATAATCTGGATCAGGAAGTCCACAGACGCATTAATTCAGCTAGTTCATAGGAAGCAAGTTGTGAGACTTACCTCATGgtttaaacattattatttttcagaaataatactTTATTCTTATGGGAAAATAATTAGGGCTATTTTATCCTATTGAATTATCAATATGTATTGTGATAAGGGATTAAGAAAGGTAGTGAAGAGTCTAACCTTTGAAATGTTCAAACCTTTTCAGTGCATGTttgtaaacagaaatgaaagttaaagcaaaaatatttgttaCTGGATACAGCTTAATATCTAGAGATTATAATTGAAACATAGCACATTTTAgcagtttttcttcatttatagttATATCAGAGATGGGATCCTTTCTGAGGTATTAATACCCTAAAGTCTATAAAATGCTAGACATCGTCGaatgtaaaactattttttaaaaagcacccacTTAAACCATAAGTTGCATAAGAATGTTTTATTGCAGATACTGTTGTGTTGTGTCTGCTTGGATTATATCACTGTATTTGTCTACTTGGTAAAAGAAGTCTGGCTATCTGATTATGCTGGTTTGAGTTTCTAGTTTTTATGCCCACCctttcctcttaaaatttta is part of the Rhinolophus sinicus isolate RSC01 linkage group LG03, ASM3656204v1, whole genome shotgun sequence genome and harbors:
- the BNIP2 gene encoding BCL2/adenovirus E1B 19 kDa protein-interacting protein 2 isoform X2, whose amino-acid sequence is MEGVELKEEWQDEDFPIPLPEDDSIEADILAVTGPESQPDSLEVNGNKVRKKLMAPDISLTLDPSDGSVLSDDLDESGEIDLDGLDTPSENSNEFEWEDDLPKPKTTEVIRKGSITEYTAAEEKEDGRRWRMFRIGEQDHRVDMKAIEPYKKVISHGGYYGDGLNAIVVFAVCFMPESGQPNYRYLMDNLFKYVIGTLELLVAENYMIVYLNGATTRRKMPSLGWLRKCYQQIDRRLRKNLKSLIIVHPSWFIRTLLAVTRPFISSKFSQKIRYVFNLAELAELVPMEYVGIPECIKQVDQELNGKQDEPKSEQ